The window CCACATGGAGATGTCCAGCCCGTCCTGCGGCAGGCCGAGCCAGCCCGGCAGCACGCTCAGGTAGAACCAGCCGAGCACCGCGAACATCACGACCTGGAAGATCGAGTTCAGCGCCACCAGGAACGCGGCCGCCTCCCGGTCGCCGCACGCGAGGTCGTTCCAGACGATCACCATGGCGATGCAGCGCGCCAGGCCGACGATGATCAGCCCGGTGCGGTACTCCGGCAGGTACGGCAGCAGCAGCCAGGCGAGGGTGAACATCACCGCCGGGCCGAGCACCCAGTTCAGCGCCAGGCTGAGCGTCATCAGCCGCCGATCGGTGGCGATCGCGGACATCCGGTCGTAGCGCACCTTCGCTAGCGGCGGGTACATCATGACCAGCAGGCCGAGGGCGATCGGCAACGAGACCCCGTCGACCTCGATCGCCGAGATGGCGCTCGCGAAGCCGGGGATCCAGCGGCCGGCGAGCAGGCCGGCCAGCATGGCCGCGCCGATCCACAGCGGCAGGTAGCGGTCGAGGAAGGACAGCCGTGCGCCGACGTGGGCGGGCTCGGTGCGGGTGGCGGCGCCGGTGCTCATCGGGCGACCGCCGGTTCCGGGGCGAGCAGCTGCGACAGCACGCCCACGCGCTCCGGCACGACCCGGTAGTAGACCCAGGTCCCGCGGCGTTCGCTGGTCACCAGGCCCGCGGTGCGCAGCGTCTTGAGGTGGTGCGAGATCGTGGGCGCCGAGACCTCGAACGAGCAGGTGAGGTCGCATACGCACACCTCGTCGTCGGCGCTCGCGATGAGGCTGAACAGCTGCAGCCGCACCGGGTCGCCGAGCGCCTTGAACGCGCGCGCGAGGTCACCGGCTTCGGACGCCGGGAGGGCGCGCCGGGTGAGCGGCTCGCAGCACGGGACGGCGCTGCCGGGCGAAGGCTGATTCGACATGGCTCTAATTTAACCGCCGTCGAATCAACCTCGCAACCCAGCGGGCCGCAGGGGCCGGGAAGGCTAGCCGAGCTTCTTCTTCTCGACGTACTTCTTGGCCTCGGCGGCGACGTCGGTCTTGTCGACGGTCACCGACTTCATCATCTGCTTGAGGTCGTCGGTGGTGAGCGCGGCGGAGACCTTGTCGAGCGCCTTCTTCTGCTTGTCGTCCAGCTTGTCCGAGCGCACCAGCGGCACGACGTTCTGCGCGATGAACAGGTTCTTCGGGTCCTTCAGCACGACCCAGTCGTTCGTGACGATCTCGCTCTGCGTCGTGAAGACCACCGCCACC of the Cumulibacter manganitolerans genome contains:
- the arsB gene encoding ACR3 family arsenite efflux transporter, coding for MSTGAATRTEPAHVGARLSFLDRYLPLWIGAAMLAGLLAGRWIPGFASAISAIEVDGVSLPIALGLLVMMYPPLAKVRYDRMSAIATDRRLMTLSLALNWVLGPAVMFTLAWLLLPYLPEYRTGLIIVGLARCIAMVIVWNDLACGDREAAAFLVALNSIFQVVMFAVLGWFYLSVLPGWLGLPQDGLDISMWQIAKSVLIFLGIPLLAGYLSRRLLEARRGRPWYEQSFLPRISPFALYGLLFTIVILFALQGRQITDRPADVARIALPLLAYFAIMWVGSLVAARAVGLRYEKAATVAFTAAGNNFELAIAVAIATFGAASGQALAGVVGPLIEVPALVGLVYVSLWLRRRLFPDADPTVPATPSSDRSTP
- a CDS encoding ArsR/SmtB family transcription factor, with the translated sequence MSNQPSPGSAVPCCEPLTRRALPASEAGDLARAFKALGDPVRLQLFSLIASADDEVCVCDLTCSFEVSAPTISHHLKTLRTAGLVTSERRGTWVYYRVVPERVGVLSQLLAPEPAVAR